The Mailhella massiliensis DNA segment CCAGCACGGCATACCTGCAAGCGTGTTGATCTTCAGCCCTATGCCGGAAGCCGCCGCCACTGCCACCCCATAGCGGTTCAACATGGCCGTCATGATCAGAAACGACAGGTTCACCGCCGCCATCTGTGCCGAGGCGGGAAGCGACGTACGCAATACGACGGCGCAACGCCTCAGTTTCACGAAGCAAAAAAGCCCTCCTCCGCGTTCCGCCCGCAGCAACATCAGAGCGGCAAAAAAGGCTGCACCCTGAGCCGTCACCGTAGCCCATGCCGCGCCTTCCGTCCCCAGAGAGCACAGCCCTACCAGCACAAGATCCAGAACCATGTTCAGTATGGCGGAAAAAGCCGTAATCAGCAACGGGGCAAGGCCGCTGCCCAGCGCGCGGAGCACGGCGCAGGCCGTATGCATCCCGAAAACAAACACCGTCCCCAACAGAACCGTGCGTGTGTATGCAAGTGTTTCCTCCTTGATTGCGCCGGGCACATCAAGCCATGCAAGGGCCGGGCCGCACAGCAGGAAACTCCCCGCCCCGACAACCGACGCCGTGAGCAGTGAAAGAAAAAGCAGCGTATCCGTTGCCTCACGGCAGGCCTGCGCGCTCTTGTCCGCGGCGTGCCGCCCTGCTTCCACCGCCCCCCCGGAGCCGAAGCCCATTCCCAGCGAGGCCACGAAAAACGCCGCCATGTTGCCGTTGCTTACTGCCGCAACGCCGCTCTCCCCCACAAAACGGCTGACCACCAGCATGTCCGCCACACCGTATAAAAGCTGAAGCACCTGGGCCAGCATCAACGGAAGACTGAAAAAAACAAGTTCCCGGCCTACAGGGCCTTTCGTCATATCGTGATGAATGTTCATATGTCCGCCTGCATAAAAAAAGCCGCCTATGGCGGCCCTTCCTGAAACGCGTTCCTCAGGGGAACCCACGGCCGCACGATGAAGCGGCCATGCAGGCATGAGGGCAGACCCGGCCGAAACCGGACCATACCCGATGAACGGGGAAGCTTCGCTTCCCTTCAGCCCCGGCAACGCCTCATCGCAGAGAAGCCGGAGCGGACACAAGTCCGAGTTTCATATTCTTCCTTTCTCCCGGTCATGCGTTGCGGCCTCCCCGTACGGGACTCGACGCAAACACATTCTCATAATCCGGGCCGCTGCTGCACAGAGCGGCCCCGGCGTTCATGCATCCTTGCGGATAACGGCCAGAAACAACGCATCCTGCCCCGGAAATGCAGGAAGAAACATCTGCTTCTCCACAAGGCGCCCGCTCTTTTCCCGGGCAAAAGCCTCCACGCGGTTCTCGTTCTCCTCGCCATTCAGGGCACACGTCACATAAAAAAGCGCGCCGCCGGGCAGAAGCCTTGTCCACGCATGTTCCAGAATGGAAGCCTGCATACGTGCAGCTTCCCTGAGCCTCTCGGGCGAAAGGCGCAGCCGAAGTTCGGCATTACGGGCGAGCGTACCCGTACCGCTGCAAGGAACATCCAATAATATCAATGGGAAAGATTCTTCCACCTCTTCTGCCGGAGCACAGAGCAGCCTGGGTCTCGGCAGCCTGAGCCGCAAAAGCGCAGCCTTGAGTTCCTCCAGACGGAAGGCGGAAGGCTCGCTGGCAAGCGCCACATGCACGCCCTTTTCCAGAAGCGCCGCAGTTTTGCCGCCCCTGCCGCAGCAGGCGTCCCAGAGCGGAGCGTTCATGAGGTTCTGCCGTTCCATCCACGCTGCCAGGTATTCCGCAGCAAGCTGGGAGGTCGCTCCCTGCCGCGTAAGATCACCCCGCTTCTCAAAACTTTCCAGAAGCTCCTGCTCCCGGGCAGCCCCTGCCCGGCTCTTCTCCAGCCCCTGCGCGGAAAAACCGCCCTGCCCCACGGGGACATAGCCCTTATCCACCCAGTGCTGGACCAGCATTTCTCCCCAGGCTCTCGCCATGTTCGCACGCCAGCACGGCGCAGGATGAGCAAGGGTGTTGACCGCCAGGCGGCAGGCCTGTGCCGTGCCGTACTGTTCATCCCACATCTTTGCCAGCCAGAGCGGCAGGGAGGCCGCTTCCGCCATGCCCTCCGCATCCAGCTCCCCGCTCTCGAGCCTGCGCAGTTTTTCTTCCACGGCAAGGCGCAGGGCATCCGCCTCCCTGTCCACGGAGCGGAGCACGCCGTTGACCAGCCCGCCCAGGCCCTGCCCGAAACGGCGTCTGGTCAGATTGACCAGCTCGTTCACCGTAGCGCGTGCGGGTATGCCGCTCATGAACAGAATCTCGTACGTCCCAAGACGGAGGAGCATTCTCACCTGAGCAGAAAGAGCGCCGGGCTTTTTCAAAA contains these protein-coding regions:
- a CDS encoding MATE family efflux transporter, producing MNIHHDMTKGPVGRELVFFSLPLMLAQVLQLLYGVADMLVVSRFVGESGVAAVSNGNMAAFFVASLGMGFGSGGAVEAGRHAADKSAQACREATDTLLFLSLLTASVVGAGSFLLCGPALAWLDVPGAIKEETLAYTRTVLLGTVFVFGMHTACAVLRALGSGLAPLLITAFSAILNMVLDLVLVGLCSLGTEGAAWATVTAQGAAFFAALMLLRAERGGGLFCFVKLRRCAVVLRTSLPASAQMAAVNLSFLIMTAMLNRYGVAVAAASGIGLKINTLAGMPCWGIGQAVTAMVAQNAGAGNAGRVKEVLWEGFRLSMAVTVCLVVPVQVFAVPVMELFAPAESEVVKVGVEYLRLCCSVNSVLYVAMYSFDSFALGVGRADVALGNALLEAFAARLFFAWLGADILGMGYMGIYAGQAVSPLIPAVCGWVFYRRETWRNAVERAAVKERIAAMRKSGKA
- a CDS encoding transcription antitermination factor NusB, giving the protein MVEKLKKTPQKQAVSGARTGALELLHQLFQHPEDTTPLPVMLARYGQEADLGRQDAALLAELVYGVLRRASLLDAALAGFLKKPGALSAQVRMLLRLGTYEILFMSGIPARATVNELVNLTRRRFGQGLGGLVNGVLRSVDREADALRLAVEEKLRRLESGELDAEGMAEAASLPLWLAKMWDEQYGTAQACRLAVNTLAHPAPCWRANMARAWGEMLVQHWVDKGYVPVGQGGFSAQGLEKSRAGAAREQELLESFEKRGDLTRQGATSQLAAEYLAAWMERQNLMNAPLWDACCGRGGKTAALLEKGVHVALASEPSAFRLEELKAALLRLRLPRPRLLCAPAEEVEESFPLILLDVPCSGTGTLARNAELRLRLSPERLREAARMQASILEHAWTRLLPGGALFYVTCALNGEENENRVEAFAREKSGRLVEKQMFLPAFPGQDALFLAVIRKDA